The following are encoded in a window of Carya illinoinensis cultivar Pawnee chromosome 15, C.illinoinensisPawnee_v1, whole genome shotgun sequence genomic DNA:
- the LOC122296851 gene encoding class V chitinase-like, which yields MASSASPVVVKAGYWFFGHDLNRKVAEIPSELFTHLYACFAEVDDDGRLIIPEPYSELLRDFTKTVRVRNPSVKTLLSIGGEGPNISTAIASVARDDKLRDAFINRSIQLAREYNYDGLDLCWLYPSKADQEEQLASLLNEWRSALDLDFTKTKKPANKLLLTAAVFHHPGIPGKDGNITFNYPIPAINKNLDWINVLAIDFYTPTPSNSSRETGPVHAWRNPKEPNRCGSDGIGNWINGIGPNPVKIDAQKLVLGLPFYGYQWTLVNHDDHGFFAAADPANAAAAARLEFRIIQEKHINRNAGRLVNDHDEHPPSSKSEDAGHRRGLLSY from the exons CTTCCGAACTCTTCACACATCTTTATGCTTGCTTTGCCGAGGTCGACGATGATGGCCGGCTCATAATCCCTGAACCATACTCGGAACTATTACGAGACTTCACCAAAACCGTTCGAGTACGAAACCCTTCGGTGAAAACTCTTTTATCCATCGGTGGTGAAGGCCCCAACATATCTACAGCCATTGCTTCAGTGGCTAGAGATGATAAACTGCGTGACGCATTCATTAACAGGTCCATACAACTAGCCAGGGAGTACAATTACGATGGCCTGGACCTCTGCTGGCTGTACCCCTCCAAAGCCGACCAGGAGGAACAGCTTGCCTCGCTCCTCAATGAATGGCGATCTGCCCTGGACTTAGACTTCACGAAGACAAAGAAGCCAGCTAATAAGTTGCTTCTTACTGCGGCGGTGTTTCATCACCCGGGCATTCCTGGTAAAGACGGTAACATTACTTTCAATTATCCCATTCCggctattaataaaaatttggaCTGGATCAACGTACTGGCCATTGACTTCTATACTCCTACTCCCTCCAACTCATCGCGGGAGACTGGACCGGTTCATGCCTGGCGTAATCCTAAAGAGCCAAACAGGTGCGGAAGTGATGGCATTGGTAACTGGATTAATGGAATTGGTCCTAATCCTGTAAAAATTGACGCCCAGAAGTTGGTCCTTGGCCTTCCATTTTATGGCTATCAATGGACTCTGGTAAACCACGATGATCATGGATTCTTTGCAGCAGCTGATCCAGCAAATGCAGCCGCAGCAGCCCGCTTGGAGTTCAGAATTATCCAGGAAAAACATATCAACAGGAATGCAGGCCGTCTCGTGAATGATCATGACGA GCACCCACCCTCTTCAAAGTCAGAAGATGCAGGTCATCGTAGAGGTTTGCTCTCTTATTAA